In the Athene noctua chromosome 25, bAthNoc1.hap1.1, whole genome shotgun sequence genome, one interval contains:
- the LOC141970096 gene encoding feather keratin 1-like — translation MSCNIPCMPCLPCQPCGPTPLANSCNEPCVRQCQDSTVVIQPSPVVVTLPGPILSSFPQSTAVGSSTSAAVGSILSSEGVPISSGGFGLSGLGGRLCGRRCLPC, via the coding sequence ATGTCCTGCAACATCCCGTGcatgccctgcctgccctgccagccctgcggcccgaccccgctggccaacagctgcaatgagccctgtgtcaggcagtgccaggactccaccgtcgtcatccagccctcccccgtggtggtgaccctgcccggccccatcctcagctccttcccgcaGAGCAccgctgtgggctcctccacctccgctgccgttggcagcatcctcagctctgAGGGAGTGCCCATCTCCTCCGGGGGCTTTGGCCTCTCCGGCTTGGGCGGCCGCCTCTGCGGCAGGAGGTGCCTCCCCTGCTAA